One part of the Melitaea cinxia chromosome 8, ilMelCinx1.1, whole genome shotgun sequence genome encodes these proteins:
- the LOC123655671 gene encoding uncharacterized protein CG5902, producing MSSVCCGTKKQKLNNSYSNHVDRPINGYLESVAIPDMCYFCFDVLYCQLHSMDPPQTPNFTNDAYPLFVTWKIGKEHRLRGCIGTFNAMHLHSGLREYAITSALKDSRFTPITREEVPRLTVSVSILQHFEEAEHYLDWKLGKHGIRIEFISERGSKRTATYLPQVATEQGWDQIQTIDSLLRKGGYKAAITADMRRSIKLTRYQSEEVSASYNDYVNQRC from the exons ATGTCTTCAGTATGTTGTGGAACAAAGAAACAGAAATTAAACAATTCTTATAGCAACCACGTCGATCGACCTATAAATGGTTACCTAGAGTCAGTTGCAATTCCTGATATGTGTTACTTTTGTTTCGACGTCTTGTATTGTCAGCTGCATAGTATGGACCCGCCACAAACGCCAAATTTCACCAATGATGCATA TCCCCTTTTTGTTACATGGAAGATTGGTAAGGAGCACCGTCTCCGTGGATGTATTGGGACCTTTAATGCCATGCATTTACATTCAG GTCTCCGAGAGTACGCAATAACGAGTGCTTTGAAAGATTCTCGTTTCACACCAATAACTCGCGAGGAGGTACCCCGCCTTACGGTGTCCGTGTCGATCCTGCAACACTTCGAAGAAGCTGAACATTACTTAGACTGGAAATTGGGCAAACACGGCATCCGCATCGAGTTTATTAGCGAGAGGGGCTCCAAGCGTACTGCAACCTACTTACCTCAAGTCGCTACTGAACAAG GTTGGGACCAAATACAGACAATCGATTCCCTTCTTCGAAAGGGGGGATACAAAGCGGCAATAACGGCGGACATGAGGCGCAGTATCAAGTTGACCAGATACCAGTCCGAGGAGGTCTCGGCCTCATACAATGACTATGTAAACCAACGCTGCTAG